The following proteins are co-located in the bacterium genome:
- the surE gene encoding 5'/3'-nucleotidase SurE — MKVLITNDDGIYSKGLKILVECLPSSIEKIIVVPEFETSAISHAINLFNPIRIKKIDLFYSNCYIVNGTPVDCVKIGVKEILKNRPDVIISGVNLGPNLGMDILYSGTVAAAAEGAILGIPSIAISITDYKNFDFLSIKKVLKKIIKSLIKIKLPEDTIFNINIPNLPLETIKGIKFTFQSKSRFIEEYEKRIDPKGVPYFWLKGNFKIKGEKGSDVDAIKSGFISITPLNLILTDDKFLKELKKLYKNFT, encoded by the coding sequence ATGAAAGTACTGATAACAAATGACGATGGAATATATTCAAAGGGATTAAAAATACTTGTGGAATGTTTACCTTCTTCAATTGAAAAAATTATAGTTGTTCCAGAATTTGAAACAAGTGCTATTTCTCATGCCATAAATTTATTTAATCCCATTAGAATTAAAAAAATAGACCTTTTTTACTCTAATTGTTATATTGTAAATGGTACCCCGGTTGATTGTGTGAAAATAGGAGTAAAAGAAATATTAAAAAACCGACCTGATGTTATTATTTCAGGAGTAAATTTAGGACCAAATTTAGGAATGGATATTTTGTATTCAGGAACTGTTGCGGCAGCAGCAGAAGGCGCAATTCTTGGTATACCGTCCATTGCAATTTCAATAACAGATTATAAAAATTTTGATTTTCTTTCAATAAAAAAGGTACTTAAAAAAATTATAAAAAGTTTAATAAAAATTAAATTACCAGAAGATACAATTTTTAATATAAATATTCCAAATCTTCCCCTTGAAACAATAAAGGGAATAAAATTTACTTTTCAGAGTAAATCAAGATTTATTGAAGAATATGAAAAAAGAATAGACCCTAAGGGTGTACCCTATTTTTGGCTAAAAGGAAATTTCAAAATAAAAGGGGAAAAAGGAAGTGATGTTGATGCAATAAAAAGTGGATTTATTTCAATTACACCTTTAAATCTTATTCTCACTGATGACAAATTTTTAAAAGAACTTAAAAAGTTATATAAAAACTTTACATAA
- a CDS encoding TolC family protein produces the protein MKKGYFFIIVGFLFILCGCSVKYYEKSAEKDIKEIWDKSYKKVEEKKLPDSILQEDVFPETRVLDLSSAIKIGLENNRNYKSRKENVYIKILDYTYQKYLLKERYGIGGDISSEKSGDETIGADLNFNLIKLLSNGAKISFDITQDFLKYFTGNKEKDFQTFLSLNFFQPILRGAGKDIALEGLTQAERNVIYEIRDFLRYEKQLSTDIAKKYLSLVAQKKNIETYRRNYEFLKKIRERNENLAQAGRLSPMQVDMANQDEYSASQRWITASNNYKNAVDSFKIYLGIQPTEKIEIEDKQVEDVLSKGIQKFDIDLTSGTEVALKNRLDLITFYDMVADAERQVKIAINNLKGTLNLNMSIESGTEKKSRPTFDLTKPEYSAGLEFELPIDKLPERNAYKKSLISLDRAKRNFEEKKDNVKLEVIENYRNLEEAYQSHLIQRNSLNLAEKRVDSTDLLFQAGRAETRDLLEAQNAYLSAETSLTSASINYISAYLDYLLSCEMIEVDIEKVWKGDKYEEIFGKIDKK, from the coding sequence ATGAAAAAAGGATATTTTTTTATAATAGTGGGATTTTTATTTATTTTATGTGGTTGTTCTGTTAAATATTATGAGAAAAGTGCTGAAAAAGATATAAAAGAAATTTGGGACAAAAGTTATAAAAAGGTTGAAGAAAAAAAGTTGCCTGATTCCATATTACAAGAAGATGTATTTCCTGAAACAAGAGTGCTTGACCTTTCATCTGCAATAAAAATTGGTCTTGAAAATAATAGAAATTATAAAAGCAGGAAAGAAAATGTTTATATAAAAATTCTAGACTATACATACCAGAAATATTTATTAAAAGAAAGGTATGGAATTGGTGGAGATATAAGTTCAGAAAAAAGTGGTGATGAAACTATCGGGGCTGATTTGAATTTTAATTTAATAAAATTACTTTCAAATGGTGCCAAAATTAGTTTTGATATAACACAGGACTTTTTAAAATATTTTACGGGAAACAAAGAAAAGGATTTTCAGACATTTTTATCCTTAAATTTTTTCCAGCCAATTTTAAGAGGAGCAGGAAAAGATATTGCTCTTGAAGGTCTCACACAGGCAGAAAGAAATGTAATATATGAAATAAGGGATTTTTTAAGGTATGAAAAACAATTATCCACAGATATTGCAAAAAAATATCTTTCTCTTGTTGCACAGAAAAAAAATATAGAAACCTATAGAAGAAATTACGAGTTTTTAAAAAAGATAAGAGAAAGAAATGAAAATTTAGCGCAAGCAGGACGCCTTTCTCCAATGCAGGTAGATATGGCAAATCAGGATGAATATTCTGCTTCTCAAAGATGGATAACTGCTTCAAATAATTATAAAAATGCAGTTGACTCATTTAAAATATATTTAGGTATACAGCCAACAGAAAAAATAGAAATAGAAGATAAACAAGTAGAAGATGTTTTGAGTAAAGGCATACAAAAATTTGATATTGACCTTACAAGTGGAACAGAAGTTGCTTTAAAGAACCGACTTGACCTGATTACTTTCTATGATATGGTAGCAGATGCTGAAAGACAGGTTAAAATTGCAATTAATAATTTAAAGGGAACTCTTAATTTGAATATGAGTATAGAAAGTGGAACAGAAAAAAAATCAAGACCAACATTTGATTTAACAAAACCAGAATATTCTGCTGGACTTGAATTTGAATTACCTATTGATAAATTACCAGAAAGAAATGCCTATAAAAAATCCCTGATTTCACTTGATAGAGCAAAGAGAAATTTTGAAGAAAAAAAAGATAATGTAAAACTTGAAGTAATTGAAAATTATAGAAATTTAGAAGAAGCATATCAATCACATTTAATTCAGAGAAATAGTTTAAATTTGGCAGAAAAAAGGGTTGATAGCACAGACCTTCTTTTTCAGGCAGGAAGAGCAGAAACAAGGGACTTACTTGAAGCACAAAATGCTTATTTATCTGCAGAAACATCATTAACAAGTGCTTCAATAAATTATATAAGTGCATATCTTGATTACCTTTTAAGTTGTGAAATGATAGAAGTGGATATTGAAAAAGTCTGGAAAGGAGATAAATATGAAGAAATTTTTGGTAAAATTGATAAAAAATAA
- the yidD gene encoding membrane protein insertion efficiency factor YidD codes for MRKILIFFIRIYQTIISPFLGRNCRFYPNCSEFTIQAIEKCGWKGILIGIKRILRCNAFNEGGYDPIERWIK; via the coding sequence ATGCGAAAAATTTTAATTTTTTTTATAAGGATTTATCAAACTATAATATCTCCATTTTTAGGAAGAAATTGCAGATTTTACCCTAATTGTTCTGAATTCACAATACAGGCAATTGAAAAATGTGGATGGAAAGGTATTTTAATTGGTATAAAAAGAATTTTAAGATGTAATGCATTTAATGAAGGTGGATATGACCCAATTGAGAGATGGATAAAATGA
- a CDS encoding Gfo/Idh/MocA family oxidoreductase, which yields MKKLIAGIIGAGGICDYHILGYLSTDVEVIAIADPDIKRAEERGKKFGIKYVFSSYQEMIEKLPEISLISVCVPNKFHSEISIYCLEKGKNVFCEKPPALNSKETEKMKIAAEKNMKILMFDFNNRARPESQALMKYIKNGDIGKINSAQALWIRRCGIPGFGGWFTQKKLSGGGPVIDLLHMIDLALYFMEFPEPDWVLSQTFYDFSGNPDFKGPWGIPDVEGGIMDVETSAHSFIKFKTGQVLFARNSWAEMNKREEVSVIFQGTKAGGMIRRLFGRDGIDETAIDDCELYTMENGKPVNKKIIVQPDEKMGRERAVINFVNVVRGIEEPYSTLEQAVILMKIIDAIYKSSETGQPVKIATTQSTSVD from the coding sequence ATGAAAAAACTTATTGCAGGGATTATTGGGGCAGGAGGTATATGTGATTACCATATTTTGGGTTATTTAAGTACAGATGTTGAAGTTATAGCAATTGCTGACCCTGATATAAAAAGAGCAGAAGAAAGAGGTAAAAAGTTTGGAATTAAATATGTATTCTCTTCATATCAGGAAATGATTGAAAAACTGCCTGAGATTTCTCTTATAAGTGTTTGTGTTCCAAATAAATTTCATTCTGAAATTTCCATATATTGTCTGGAAAAAGGTAAAAATGTATTTTGTGAAAAACCACCAGCACTTAATAGCAAAGAGACAGAAAAAATGAAAATTGCAGCAGAAAAAAACATGAAAATTTTAATGTTTGATTTTAACAATAGAGCAAGACCAGAATCACAGGCACTTATGAAATACATAAAAAATGGTGATATAGGGAAAATAAATTCAGCACAGGCATTATGGATAAGGAGATGTGGGATACCTGGTTTTGGAGGATGGTTCACTCAAAAGAAATTATCAGGTGGTGGTCCAGTAATTGACCTACTTCATATGATAGACCTTGCATTATATTTCATGGAATTTCCAGAGCCGGACTGGGTATTATCTCAAACATTTTATGATTTTTCAGGTAATCCTGATTTTAAGGGACCATGGGGAATTCCAGATGTTGAAGGTGGAATAATGGATGTTGAAACATCTGCTCATTCATTTATAAAATTTAAGACAGGACAGGTTTTATTTGCAAGAAATAGTTGGGCTGAAATGAATAAAAGGGAAGAAGTTTCTGTGATATTTCAAGGAACAAAAGCAGGTGGGATGATTAGACGACTTTTTGGTAGAGATGGAATTGATGAAACAGCAATAGATGATTGCGAACTTTATACTATGGAAAATGGTAAACCAGTGAATAAAAAAATTATAGTTCAACCAGATGAAAAAATGGGAAGAGAGAGAGCAGTTATAAATTTTGTTAATGTGGTCAGAGGAATAGAAGAACCATATTCAACACTAGAACAGGCAGTAATTTTAATGAAAATAATTGATGCAATTTACAAATCAAGTGAAACAGGACAACCAGTAAAAATTGCAACTACTCAGTCAACTTCCGTTGACTGA
- a CDS encoding glycoside hydrolase family 38 C-terminal domain-containing protein — MEKLQLWEDEVKKLQNNIEAQMSLTHWKFKQGIVKNGESLELDDTDWEDKTTTTWSLKEGPAYFRTYLTVPKKIEGIDIENSDIDITFCFPSGVEMFIDGKKVYTHKFWADKIGTPIPLIQKAKAGDKMLIVFKTPAGDGLGYFWAKISISKIETTLFEINSILYQLKFALALAGEKKSLKKYVEKAINIINLDDITQRHWENVLCDIKEAEKILEIFRNDAKKFCIHLIGHAHIDINWLWTYEDTINTCLRDFETVTKLMEKYPDLTFSQSQAHIYKIVEEHNNELFNKVKSRIKEGRWELTASSWVESDLNMIDGESIIRHILYSTKYSLEKLNTKTKIFWSPDTFGHPITIPSILASAGMKYYYFMRCGKGFPLFRWKGIDGSEVISFNSIYNNYILPEKIMPNFIEYLNKYKLHNFLFVYGIGDHGGGPTEKDIKRKNMMEEKPVIPTLVFSTAEKYFNEIEKYRNKIPICKGELNTVYEGCYTTHSDIKKNNRECETLMHTIETLSAITGIDNEKEKKIEEMWQSILFNQFHDILDGSAIHSSYEYSSKLAEGVKKNGEILIKEMMDNLSYKKSKDKIIVFNPLGWKRRFIIPKEIIIDEIDGYGYKTILSKNKMQCQSKVIKKINNDYETEFYRIKIDHTTGLIRTLYDKKNKCNVLVPLYPKSDDISCWLAEKAGNLISVNWEQPHSMSAWNIGNIYRQDYLLDAESIEIEEYPLYTVIKIKRKYMESEILQKIILYSQLPFIDFENEIEWKQEGNNKDGVPMLRVSFNVNMEHPEAYFEVPFGAIKRQITYQEYPALRWAALKDKNYWVTLFNKDKHGYYINGNNLSLTLLRNPYEPDTKPDSGFHHICYRLQFGKLNALEITKLAMEYNTPIITISGETKSEEFYPFLIRGNILPTSFKKAIGRESYILRMVEMFGKEQDIEINFTRPVRKIYISDAIENRIKQIKCSKYNIKITVHPFQILTLDIEL; from the coding sequence ATGGAAAAATTACAATTATGGGAAGACGAAGTAAAAAAATTGCAGAATAATATTGAAGCACAAATGTCTCTTACCCATTGGAAATTTAAGCAGGGAATAGTAAAAAATGGAGAATCTTTAGAATTAGATGATACTGATTGGGAAGATAAAACAACTACTACATGGTCATTAAAAGAAGGTCCGGCGTATTTTAGAACATACCTGACAGTTCCTAAGAAAATTGAGGGAATAGATATAGAAAACAGTGATATTGATATTACTTTTTGTTTCCCTAGTGGAGTGGAAATGTTTATAGATGGGAAGAAAGTATATACTCATAAGTTCTGGGCTGATAAAATAGGCACTCCCATACCTCTTATACAAAAGGCAAAAGCAGGGGATAAGATGCTAATTGTATTTAAAACACCTGCGGGAGATGGATTAGGATACTTCTGGGCAAAAATTAGTATAAGTAAAATAGAAACTACTCTTTTTGAGATTAACTCAATTCTTTATCAACTTAAGTTTGCTCTTGCACTTGCTGGTGAAAAAAAATCATTGAAGAAGTATGTAGAAAAAGCAATAAATATAATCAATCTTGATGATATTACACAAAGGCATTGGGAGAATGTTTTATGTGATATAAAAGAAGCAGAAAAAATACTTGAGATATTCAGAAATGATGCAAAAAAATTCTGTATCCACCTTATAGGTCATGCACATATTGATATAAACTGGCTCTGGACATATGAAGATACAATAAATACCTGTCTGCGAGATTTTGAAACAGTAACCAAACTTATGGAGAAATATCCTGATTTAACATTTTCACAGAGTCAAGCACATATATATAAAATAGTAGAAGAACATAACAATGAACTTTTTAATAAAGTGAAAAGTAGAATAAAAGAAGGTAGGTGGGAACTTACAGCATCTTCATGGGTTGAAAGTGACCTCAATATGATTGATGGAGAAAGTATTATTAGGCATATTCTTTATTCAACTAAATATTCATTGGAAAAGTTGAATACAAAAACAAAAATTTTCTGGTCTCCTGATACATTTGGACATCCGATAACAATTCCTTCAATACTAGCATCAGCAGGTATGAAATACTACTATTTTATGAGATGTGGGAAGGGATTTCCCCTTTTCAGATGGAAGGGTATAGATGGAAGTGAAGTAATTTCGTTCAATAGCATTTACAACAATTACATCTTACCAGAAAAGATAATGCCAAATTTTATAGAATATCTGAATAAATATAAACTCCATAATTTTCTTTTTGTTTATGGTATAGGAGACCATGGTGGAGGTCCCACAGAAAAAGATATAAAAAGAAAAAATATGATGGAAGAAAAACCTGTAATTCCAACACTTGTATTTTCTACAGCAGAAAAATATTTCAATGAAATTGAAAAATACAGAAATAAAATACCTATTTGTAAAGGTGAATTAAACACCGTCTATGAAGGATGCTATACCACACACAGTGATATAAAAAAGAACAACAGAGAATGTGAAACACTTATGCACACTATTGAAACACTTTCAGCAATAACAGGGATAGATAATGAAAAAGAAAAGAAAATAGAGGAGATGTGGCAATCAATTCTTTTTAATCAATTCCACGATATCCTTGATGGTTCAGCCATACACTCTTCATATGAATATTCATCAAAATTGGCAGAAGGAGTAAAAAAGAACGGAGAAATACTTATTAAAGAGATGATGGATAATTTATCTTATAAAAAAAGTAAAGATAAAATTATTGTATTTAATCCATTAGGATGGAAAAGACGATTCATTATTCCAAAGGAAATAATAATTGATGAAATAGATGGTTATGGTTATAAAACAATTTTATCCAAAAACAAAATGCAATGTCAATCAAAAGTGATAAAAAAAATAAATAATGATTATGAAACTGAATTTTATAGAATTAAAATAGACCATACCACAGGTCTTATCAGAACCCTTTATGATAAAAAGAATAAATGTAATGTTCTTGTACCTTTGTATCCCAAGTCAGATGATATTTCATGCTGGTTGGCAGAAAAGGCAGGCAATCTTATAAGTGTAAATTGGGAACAACCGCACTCTATGAGTGCTTGGAATATAGGAAACATATACCGCCAGGATTATTTACTTGATGCTGAAAGCATTGAAATTGAGGAATATCCGCTATATACAGTTATAAAAATAAAAAGAAAATATATGGAATCAGAAATATTACAAAAAATTATACTTTATAGCCAATTACCATTTATTGACTTTGAGAATGAAATAGAATGGAAACAAGAAGGGAATAATAAAGATGGTGTACCTATGCTTAGAGTAAGTTTTAATGTAAATATGGAACATCCAGAAGCATATTTTGAAGTGCCTTTTGGAGCAATAAAAAGACAGATAACATACCAGGAATATCCTGCATTAAGATGGGCAGCCCTTAAAGATAAGAATTACTGGGTTACACTTTTTAATAAAGATAAACATGGATATTACATAAATGGTAATAACTTATCTCTTACACTTTTGAGAAATCCATATGAACCGGATACAAAACCTGACAGTGGATTTCATCATATTTGTTATCGTCTACAATTTGGTAAATTAAATGCACTTGAAATAACAAAGTTAGCAATGGAATACAATACTCCTATTATAACAATATCTGGAGAAACAAAGTCAGAAGAATTCTATCCATTCTTAATAAGAGGGAATATTCTTCCCACTTCCTTTAAAAAAGCGATTGGTCGAGAGAGTTATATATTGAGAATGGTGGAAATGTTTGGGAAAGAACAGGATATTGAAATTAACTTTACAAGACCGGTGCGAAAGATATATATTTCCGATGCAATTGAAAATAGAATAAAACAGATAAAATGTAGTAAATATAATATAAAAATAACGGTCCACCCTTTTCAAATTTTGACGCTGGATATTGAGTTATAA
- the rnpA gene encoding ribonuclease P protein component: MRKRIYKIIKEGKKVQGVFFDLYFKGSDDYKIGFIFSGKIGKSTKRNYVKRVIREYWRKNLKGGDFLFVLRHEVVNNKSKEEIKKELQKMVEIAKCEKF; the protein is encoded by the coding sequence ATGCGAAAAAGAATATACAAAATTATTAAAGAAGGAAAGAAAGTACAAGGGGTGTTTTTTGATTTATATTTTAAAGGGAGTGATGACTATAAAATTGGATTTATTTTTTCAGGAAAGATAGGGAAATCAACTAAAAGAAATTATGTAAAACGAGTTATAAGGGAATATTGGAGAAAAAATTTGAAGGGTGGAGATTTTTTGTTTGTTTTGAGACATGAAGTTGTAAATAATAAAAGTAAAGAAGAAATAAAAAAAGAACTTCAAAAAATGGTAGAAATAGCAAAATGCGAAAAATTTTAA
- the yidC gene encoding membrane protein insertase YidC yields MDKMKDELRLIIAFVLSILIIIFFGKFTSQKQPVKTQQQIIENTTNEEKTSENEKITETKLPSEIGKIEKKLSAYENNNFIIKINENGGFIDLIGLKKYHRDDEKYFPIIENNYLFLTFQQGKLEAIEKLWNIEEKENNITLWTNIDKLYIEKDITIPTNSHTFEVEIKIKNNSNEKQEVDDLIINLLSLNKNEIKKSQNYNRYLRTELLIGSNNNIIKRNITKVKGKETFENCNFIALQSEYALLLYRTEKPMDAFISNEENIFTAGFIVNKLPIEKNEEKILKFNFYAGPYDYFIASKEVKENIFGNGFFVLMGRFLFAALYNIHKIIPNWGWAIILLTLIIKIVFFPLTRNSLRSMKQIQKLRPYLQDLQKKYKNDPQKMQKEMFNLYREYKINPFGGCIPMLIQFPIFIGFFIALRNSIFLRGAPFMLWIKDLSVPDTILRVGHFPLNILPVLMTLTAFWQQKLTPSDPSQKALTIMMPLMFLFLFYNFSSGLLLYWVTMNIMGIVEQYLIRTK; encoded by the coding sequence ATGGATAAAATGAAAGACGAACTACGACTAATTATTGCTTTTGTATTATCAATTTTAATAATAATTTTCTTTGGTAAATTTACTTCTCAAAAACAACCTGTTAAAACACAACAACAAATTATTGAAAACACTACAAACGAAGAAAAAACATCAGAAAATGAGAAAATTACAGAAACAAAGTTGCCAAGTGAAATAGGGAAAATCGAGAAGAAATTAAGTGCCTATGAGAATAATAATTTTATAATAAAAATAAATGAAAATGGTGGTTTTATTGACCTTATAGGACTTAAAAAATACCATAGAGATGATGAAAAATATTTCCCTATAATTGAAAATAATTATTTATTTCTCACATTTCAGCAAGGTAAATTAGAAGCAATTGAAAAATTATGGAATATTGAAGAAAAAGAAAATAATATTACCCTTTGGACAAATATAGATAAATTATATATTGAGAAAGACATAACTATACCAACAAATTCACATACATTTGAAGTTGAAATAAAAATCAAAAATAATAGTAATGAAAAACAGGAAGTTGATGACTTAATAATAAATCTTTTATCTCTTAATAAAAATGAAATAAAAAAATCCCAGAATTATAATAGATATTTAAGGACTGAATTACTCATTGGAAGTAATAACAACATAATAAAAAGAAATATAACAAAAGTTAAAGGCAAAGAAACATTTGAAAATTGTAATTTTATTGCTCTTCAAAGTGAATATGCCCTTCTGCTTTATAGAACTGAAAAACCAATGGATGCTTTTATTTCAAATGAAGAAAATATTTTTACTGCTGGATTTATTGTAAATAAATTACCCATAGAAAAAAATGAAGAAAAAATACTTAAATTCAATTTTTATGCAGGACCATATGATTATTTCATTGCATCAAAAGAGGTAAAGGAAAATATTTTTGGAAATGGTTTTTTTGTTCTAATGGGCAGGTTTTTATTTGCCGCTTTATATAATATTCACAAAATTATCCCCAATTGGGGCTGGGCAATTATTTTACTTACCTTAATAATTAAAATTGTATTTTTCCCATTAACAAGAAATAGTTTGCGGTCAATGAAACAAATACAAAAGTTAAGACCATATTTACAGGATTTACAGAAAAAATATAAAAATGACCCTCAAAAAATGCAAAAAGAAATGTTTAATCTTTATAGAGAATACAAAATAAATCCGTTTGGTGGATGTATTCCAATGCTTATACAATTTCCTATTTTTATTGGTTTTTTTATTGCTTTAAGGAATTCTATTTTTTTAAGAGGTGCACCATTTATGTTATGGATAAAAGACCTTTCAGTTCCTGATACAATTTTGAGGGTAGGACATTTCCCATTAAACATCTTACCTGTTTTAATGACTTTAACTGCTTTCTGGCAACAAAAACTTACTCCATCAGACCCATCCCAAAAAGCACTGACTATTATGATGCCTCTTATGTTTCTTTTTCTCTTTTATAATTTTTCTTCAGGTCTCCTTCTATACTGGGTAACAATGAATATAATGGGTATTGTAGAACAGTATCTAATCCGCACCAAATAA
- a CDS encoding efflux RND transporter periplasmic adaptor subunit: MKKFLVKLIKNKFFILGILVIIIIFSVVRYLKIKQAKSQLLTYTVKKQDLIISVIENGNVTALKSLKIINRVPGTRNILGVVDEGTQITEEDVKNKKILLKLDSNDLEDRLDTLEIDVENSLAAYTQALQELEITKKQNESDITKAELNVKFAKMDLEKYLGNKISEAVLKEKEVDYKKIINSPDLGGEAWNTKKDLENTIDIAKEELERAKNNLEWSVKLAEKGYITKKDLEADQLSCKQRQANLEMAELKYALFINYDFPKKVEQLLSDYKENINELERVKDKSKAKLIQSESNMRSKKATYLLRKNTFEEVQEQINQCTIYATQPGFVVYATSSRPWRTEGPIQPGTSVRQFQELLNIPDFNYLGVDVQVHETNIKRIKEGQKAIITIDAFPDTKFEGTVKKISLMPDAVMKSLNPDINVYNTQVVFDKSASFLKPGMSAQVEIIVDKKAKVIAIPVVSVLFEKNLPFCYVLKGNKIEERKLELGDSNDRMVEVKSGLKEGEVIVMMPETLGPEVKKEEMYEKGKITTESKEKQVIENVQEIESKQSTEIEQGIQGGQNIEGKQGVKRGQRRERGERKVNE; encoded by the coding sequence ATGAAGAAATTTTTGGTAAAATTGATAAAAAATAAATTTTTCATTCTTGGGATTTTGGTTATTATAATTATTTTTTCAGTTGTAAGATATTTAAAAATAAAACAGGCAAAATCACAACTTCTTACATATACGGTTAAAAAACAGGACTTAATTATTTCAGTTATAGAAAATGGAAATGTTACTGCCTTAAAATCACTTAAAATTATCAATCGTGTTCCAGGAACCAGAAATATTCTTGGAGTTGTTGATGAAGGAACCCAGATAACAGAAGAAGATGTTAAAAATAAAAAAATTTTATTGAAATTAGATTCAAACGACCTTGAAGATAGATTAGACACATTAGAAATTGATGTAGAAAATAGTTTGGCTGCATATACACAGGCATTACAGGAACTTGAGATTACAAAAAAGCAAAATGAAAGTGATATAACGAAAGCAGAATTAAATGTTAAATTCGCGAAAATGGATTTAGAAAAATATTTAGGAAACAAAATTTCAGAGGCAGTATTAAAAGAAAAAGAAGTTGATTATAAAAAAATTATAAATAGTCCTGATTTAGGTGGAGAGGCATGGAATACTAAAAAAGACCTTGAAAATACAATAGATATTGCAAAAGAAGAACTTGAAAGAGCAAAAAATAACCTTGAATGGAGTGTAAAATTAGCAGAAAAAGGTTATATAACAAAAAAAGACCTTGAAGCAGACCAACTTTCCTGTAAACAAAGACAGGCAAATTTAGAAATGGCTGAATTAAAATATGCATTGTTTATAAATTATGACTTTCCAAAAAAAGTTGAACAGTTATTATCTGACTACAAAGAAAACATAAATGAATTAGAAAGAGTGAAAGATAAAAGTAAAGCAAAATTAATACAATCAGAATCCAATATGAGAAGTAAAAAAGCAACATATTTGTTGAGAAAAAATACTTTTGAAGAAGTCCAGGAACAAATTAACCAATGTACAATTTATGCAACTCAACCTGGATTTGTTGTATATGCAACAAGTTCAAGGCCATGGAGGACTGAAGGTCCTATACAACCAGGAACGAGTGTCCGGCAGTTTCAAGAGCTATTAAATATACCTGATTTTAATTATTTAGGTGTTGATGTTCAAGTTCACGAAACAAACATCAAAAGAATAAAGGAAGGTCAAAAGGCAATTATAACTATTGATGCATTTCCTGATACAAAATTTGAAGGAACTGTTAAAAAAATTTCCTTAATGCCTGATGCAGTGATGAAGTCATTAAATCCAGATATCAATGTTTATAATACTCAGGTTGTTTTTGATAAATCTGCTTCTTTTTTAAAACCAGGTATGTCTGCTCAAGTAGAAATAATAGTTGATAAAAAGGCAAAAGTTATTGCTATACCAGTTGTTTCTGTTTTATTTGAGAAAAATTTGCCATTTTGCTATGTTCTTAAAGGAAATAAAATTGAGGAAAGAAAACTTGAATTAGGGGATAGTAATGACAGAATGGTAGAAGTAAAAAGTGGGCTAAAAGAAGGAGAAGTTATTGTTATGATGCCTGAAACATTAGGACCTGAGGTAAAAAAAGAAGAAATGTATGAAAAAGGGAAAATTACTACTGAAAGTAAAGAAAAACAGGTAATAGAAAATGTGCAGGAAATAGAAAGCAAACAAAGCACAGAAATTGAACAGGGAATACAGGGTGGTCAAAATATAGAAGGTAAACAGGGAGTGAAAAGAGGGCAGAGGAGAGAACGAGGGGAAAGAAAAGTCAATGAGTGA
- the rpmH gene encoding 50S ribosomal protein L34 — translation MSITYKPHKLRKKRKMGFRAKMQTKNGRKVISRRRKKGRKILTP, via the coding sequence ATGTCAATAACATATAAACCACATAAATTAAGAAAAAAAAGAAAGATGGGATTTCGCGCAAAAATGCAAACAAAAAATGGAAGAAAAGTAATAAGCAGAAGAAGAAAAAAAGGGCGAAAAATACTCACTCCTTAA